In Brevibacterium zhoupengii, the following are encoded in one genomic region:
- a CDS encoding type IV toxin-antitoxin system AbiEi family antitoxin domain-containing protein — protein MPNTALPATFTLKDALLAGVQKHHVYTLLEQGEIERVGRGVYMRPGVIDPAFTSLAAATVAQESATLCLTSALVHHDLSDAIPFESTIALPRGTRPPSGIANVKWHSFDSSTFSIGREQITIDNELSVSVYSSERTIIDCFRLMHIEGNDVAHEALRRWLRRRGNTPSALLKTASSFPKALPKLRIALDVLL, from the coding sequence ATGCCGAATACAGCACTCCCTGCAACCTTCACGCTCAAGGACGCGCTCCTGGCCGGCGTGCAGAAGCACCATGTGTACACGCTGCTCGAGCAGGGCGAAATCGAGAGAGTAGGGCGAGGGGTCTACATGCGCCCTGGTGTCATTGATCCCGCGTTTACGTCCCTCGCGGCAGCGACGGTCGCGCAAGAATCCGCCACTTTATGTCTTACCAGTGCCCTCGTTCACCACGATCTGAGCGATGCGATACCGTTCGAATCAACCATTGCTCTGCCTCGCGGCACCCGCCCTCCTTCGGGGATTGCCAACGTGAAATGGCACAGTTTCGATTCATCGACCTTCAGTATTGGGCGTGAGCAGATCACGATCGACAATGAACTTTCAGTTTCGGTCTATTCGTCAGAGCGCACCATCATCGACTGCTTCCGTCTCATGCACATCGAGGGAAACGATGTTGCCCATGAGGCACTTCGCCGCTGGCTGCGTCGCCGTGGCAATACTCCATCGGCCTTGCTGAAAACTGCGTCATCGTTCCCGAAGGCACTGCCGAAACTCCGAATCGCACTGGACGTGTTGCTATGA
- the lhgO gene encoding L-2-hydroxyglutarate oxidase, with amino-acid sequence MSTYSFGVIGAGIIGAAVAREITHRFPGAEVTVLDKADAVADHQTGHNSGVVHAGLYYQPGSLKARLCRRGVDLLHDYAGEKNLPFDKCGKIVVALTPEEEARLRDIKEKALANGVPDVELLGPEGIRSVEPNAVGRMALHSPHTAIIDYAAVTRALIDDVQRAGGRVILGAEVVSIANREQGCAVTVARGGEQSIHTFDHLIACAGLQSDRVARLAGGAAYPKIVPFFGQYSQLAPEHRNILNGLVYPVPDPAYPFLGVHLTKRVDGEMLVGPNAFLSFGRENYNGWRIGLKDSIDVAASPGFWKFAGQNMHAAVQEFGAVLSRQKFLAGAAAYVPSLEGAVSTPITRGIRAQAMDRHGRLLDDFVIEDIGSATLVRNAPSPGATSSLAIAEHLVETIGDHPRFTKYGSRGEGGRG; translated from the coding sequence ATGTCCACATATTCGTTCGGGGTGATCGGCGCAGGAATCATCGGCGCCGCCGTGGCCCGCGAGATCACCCATCGATTTCCGGGCGCAGAGGTCACCGTCCTTGACAAGGCAGATGCCGTGGCTGACCACCAGACTGGACACAACTCAGGTGTCGTCCATGCCGGACTGTACTATCAGCCCGGTAGCCTCAAAGCGCGCCTGTGCCGCCGAGGCGTTGACCTATTGCACGACTACGCCGGCGAAAAGAACTTGCCGTTCGACAAATGCGGCAAGATCGTGGTGGCACTAACACCGGAGGAAGAAGCCCGACTGCGGGATATCAAGGAGAAGGCGCTAGCCAACGGTGTGCCCGACGTCGAACTACTCGGTCCCGAAGGCATCCGAAGCGTTGAACCTAACGCAGTCGGCCGAATGGCACTGCACTCACCCCATACCGCGATTATCGATTACGCCGCGGTCACGCGCGCGCTCATTGATGACGTCCAGCGCGCTGGGGGGCGGGTGATTCTGGGGGCCGAGGTCGTCTCCATTGCCAATAGGGAACAGGGTTGTGCAGTAACCGTGGCGCGTGGCGGTGAGCAAAGCATCCACACCTTTGATCACCTCATCGCTTGCGCCGGACTGCAGTCCGACCGAGTCGCGCGTCTGGCAGGAGGGGCTGCCTATCCTAAGATCGTGCCGTTCTTTGGCCAGTACTCGCAGTTGGCCCCCGAACATCGAAACATCCTGAATGGCCTGGTGTATCCGGTGCCGGATCCGGCATACCCATTCTTAGGGGTTCACCTCACTAAGCGGGTAGACGGGGAGATGCTCGTCGGCCCCAACGCGTTCTTGTCTTTTGGTCGGGAGAACTACAACGGCTGGCGGATTGGGCTCAAGGACAGCATCGACGTGGCGGCCAGCCCGGGCTTCTGGAAGTTCGCCGGGCAAAATATGCACGCCGCGGTGCAGGAGTTCGGTGCGGTTCTTTCCCGTCAGAAGTTCCTGGCCGGTGCTGCAGCATATGTGCCCAGCCTGGAAGGAGCCGTATCCACACCCATTACCCGCGGCATCCGCGCACAGGCCATGGATCGACATGGCCGCCTCCTCGATGACTTCGTCATCGAGGACATCGGTAGCGCGACCCTAGTGCGCAATGCGCCCTCGCCCGGTGCAACTTCGTCACTTGCAATCGCAGAACATCTCGTCGAAACAATCGGCGACCATCCCCGCTTTACCAAGTATGGTTCCCGTGGAGAAGGGGGTCGTGGCTAG
- a CDS encoding DUF3151 domain-containing protein → MTQPIGNPSHIGNLDAAQLGPQPTYLPDDHADVEAKKRIDAGEEPIDIVAGLPASSLAWAILADEAHSEGRLVDSYAYARVGYHRGLDALRAAGWRGAGPIPWKHEINRGFLRALNALGRAAGAIGEGEEAARIEEFLRSSDPAAIDAIAAGE, encoded by the coding sequence ATGACACAGCCCATCGGCAACCCCTCGCACATCGGAAACCTCGACGCCGCGCAGCTCGGCCCACAGCCGACCTACCTGCCCGATGACCATGCAGATGTGGAGGCGAAGAAGCGCATCGACGCCGGCGAAGAGCCCATCGACATCGTCGCTGGCCTGCCTGCCTCATCCCTGGCCTGGGCGATCCTGGCCGATGAAGCACACAGCGAGGGCCGCCTCGTCGACTCCTACGCCTATGCCCGCGTCGGCTACCACCGTGGTCTCGATGCGCTGCGTGCCGCCGGGTGGCGTGGAGCCGGTCCGATCCCGTGGAAGCACGAGATCAACCGCGGATTCCTGCGCGCGCTCAATGCTCTGGGTCGTGCCGCCGGTGCGATCGGCGAAGGTGAAGAAGCTGCTCGGATCGAAGAGTTCCTGCGCTCGTCCGACCCGGCCGCCATCGATGCGATTGCGGCGGGGGAGTAG
- a CDS encoding glycosyltransferase family 2 protein: protein MSKILEILTPEGLPPLAERPGVSFIMPVLNEAEHIAKAITTILAQEYEGDKEIVLALGPSTDDTNRIIADMAANDPRIQTVDNPQAATPIGLNLAIAATHHPVIIRVDAHSGLRTDYTKQAIDTLLQTQAANCGGLMLARGHTSFQKAVARAYMSPVGLGGPAYHSGDEAGEAESAYLGVYRREVFDHLGGFDEGIKRGQDWELNLRIRNAGGRIWFNPDMEVTYWPRDSWSKITQQFWATGIWRAELIRRYGSANSLRYFAPPVLVLGMGASVIEALLQLTGRTKTWPKFLRRFTSLVHVPSLGYVSAILATASAAKDCGRRERAWFGLILPTMHLCWGAGFLRGLVTGAGSTKDGSR from the coding sequence GTGTCGAAAATTCTTGAGATCCTGACCCCGGAAGGCCTGCCGCCACTGGCCGAACGCCCCGGTGTCTCCTTCATCATGCCGGTCCTCAACGAGGCCGAGCACATTGCCAAAGCGATCACGACGATCCTGGCCCAGGAGTATGAGGGAGACAAGGAAATCGTCCTTGCCCTCGGGCCCTCGACCGACGACACGAACCGCATCATTGCGGACATGGCAGCCAACGATCCGAGGATCCAGACCGTTGACAACCCGCAGGCTGCAACGCCGATCGGCCTCAACCTCGCCATCGCCGCGACCCATCACCCGGTGATCATCCGCGTCGACGCACACTCCGGCCTGCGCACCGACTACACCAAGCAGGCCATCGACACCCTGCTCCAGACCCAGGCCGCGAACTGCGGGGGACTCATGCTCGCCCGCGGTCACACCTCCTTCCAGAAGGCCGTGGCCCGGGCCTACATGTCACCGGTCGGCCTCGGCGGTCCTGCCTACCATTCCGGGGACGAAGCGGGCGAGGCCGAGTCGGCCTACCTCGGCGTCTACCGTCGTGAGGTCTTCGACCACCTCGGCGGCTTTGATGAAGGCATCAAACGTGGACAGGACTGGGAACTCAACCTGCGCATCCGCAACGCGGGCGGGCGCATCTGGTTCAACCCGGACATGGAGGTCACCTACTGGCCACGTGACTCGTGGTCGAAGATCACCCAGCAGTTCTGGGCCACCGGCATCTGGCGCGCTGAACTCATCCGTCGCTACGGATCGGCCAACTCGCTGCGCTACTTCGCGCCACCGGTGCTCGTCCTCGGGATGGGCGCCAGCGTCATCGAAGCCCTCCTGCAGCTCACGGGGCGGACGAAGACATGGCCGAAATTCCTGCGCCGCTTCACCTCTCTGGTCCACGTCCCCAGCTTGGGATACGTGTCAGCAATCCTCGCGACCGCCTCGGCGGCGAAGGACTGCGGACGACGCGAACGCGCCTGGTTCGGCCTCATCCTGCCCACCATGCATCTGTGCTGGGGCGCCGGCTTCCTGCGGGGGCTGGTCACCGGGGCCGGATCGACGAAGGACGGCAGTCGTTGA
- a CDS encoding GlxA family transcriptional regulator, with amino-acid sequence MRIGLIAIDGCFGSAIASIIDIVRVADGARGDVDPRIDPIKLAILGPKRRVTTTASMTLSVDHPLSESAEFDVVVVPALGTLTAAATNDALQSRDARSVIASLGRLDEATTRIAAACTGVFAVAETGRMHHRRATTSWFLGPEFLKRYPTVALDLDTMVVVDGNLVTAGAAFAHIDLALSLVRSISPDLAQHVAKLLIIDERPSQAAFVAYEHLRHEDPIVVEFERFVRARLDEPFNVAFVAQSLGTSRRTLERRVRAALNLTPLGFVQRLRIERARHLSATTDLTSAEIALRVGYANAETLRSLLRRERRRS; translated from the coding sequence ATGCGTATCGGACTGATCGCGATCGACGGCTGCTTCGGTTCGGCTATCGCGTCGATCATCGACATCGTGCGGGTGGCCGACGGAGCCCGCGGCGATGTCGACCCGCGGATCGACCCGATCAAACTCGCCATCCTCGGACCGAAACGGCGAGTGACCACGACGGCATCGATGACCCTGTCGGTGGACCACCCGCTGTCGGAGTCCGCAGAGTTCGACGTGGTCGTCGTCCCTGCGCTTGGAACCCTTACGGCCGCCGCTACCAACGACGCCCTCCAGAGCCGAGATGCTCGTTCGGTCATCGCCTCGCTCGGGCGCCTCGACGAGGCGACCACCCGGATCGCCGCGGCGTGCACCGGCGTGTTCGCTGTCGCCGAGACCGGACGGATGCATCATCGGCGGGCGACGACCAGCTGGTTCCTGGGGCCGGAGTTCCTGAAGCGCTATCCGACCGTCGCCCTCGATCTCGACACCATGGTCGTGGTCGACGGGAACCTCGTCACCGCCGGCGCCGCGTTCGCCCACATCGACCTCGCGCTCTCACTCGTGCGATCGATCAGCCCCGACCTGGCCCAACACGTCGCCAAGCTCCTCATCATCGACGAGCGCCCGTCGCAGGCGGCCTTCGTCGCCTACGAACATCTCCGGCACGAGGACCCGATCGTCGTCGAGTTCGAACGCTTCGTGCGCGCCCGCCTGGACGAACCGTTCAACGTCGCCTTCGTCGCGCAGTCGCTCGGCACCAGCCGGCGCACCCTCGAACGACGAGTCCGTGCGGCGCTCAACCTCACTCCGCTCGGCTTCGTCCAACGGCTTCGCATCGAGCGAGCTCGGCACCTCTCAGCAACCACGGACCTCACCTCCGCCGAGATCGCGCTACGGGTCGGCTACGCGAACGCCGAGACTCTGCGCTCCCTCCTGCGTAGGGAGCGACGCCGTTCCTGA
- a CDS encoding GntR family transcriptional regulator — protein MDTVSRGVSLTDQAVESIRGAIIKGDLVPDRLYTGSELARQLGVSRTPIREALQVLSRRGMVIIEKNRGVRVLNTSVKSLIEVFQVRLMLEVPMSRRAAQLKTDSSVAEFEAAVELFRVAAESGDPGAVLRADRDFHGALMAGAGNDKARELLQEERDFVLSTGVGTVPTSRTAMECFDDHADIIAAYRRGDAVAVGRAVSRHIANTVRILIRQETRNRPEFGEVDADEAINWLTQQC, from the coding sequence ATGGATACTGTCAGTCGTGGTGTGAGCTTGACCGATCAGGCTGTCGAATCGATCAGGGGCGCCATCATCAAGGGCGACTTGGTCCCTGACCGGCTGTACACCGGTTCAGAGCTGGCTCGCCAGCTGGGCGTGTCTCGTACGCCCATCCGTGAGGCGTTGCAGGTCCTCTCGCGGCGCGGCATGGTCATCATCGAGAAGAACCGCGGGGTGCGCGTGCTCAATACCTCAGTCAAATCATTGATCGAGGTGTTCCAAGTGCGGTTGATGCTCGAGGTTCCGATGTCTCGGCGTGCAGCACAGTTGAAGACAGACAGTTCCGTGGCGGAGTTCGAGGCCGCCGTGGAGCTGTTTCGTGTCGCGGCGGAGTCGGGCGACCCCGGAGCCGTCCTGCGCGCGGATCGTGACTTCCATGGTGCTTTGATGGCCGGCGCCGGGAACGACAAGGCGCGGGAGCTGCTCCAGGAGGAGCGCGACTTCGTGCTCAGCACCGGAGTAGGTACGGTCCCCACCTCGCGCACCGCGATGGAGTGCTTTGATGACCACGCCGACATCATCGCCGCATACCGCCGAGGGGACGCCGTGGCCGTCGGCCGTGCCGTATCGCGACACATTGCCAATACCGTCCGAATCTTGATTCGCCAGGAAACGCGGAATCGTCCCGAATTCGGCGAGGTCGACGCCGACGAAGCCATCAATTGGCTGACGCAGCAATGCTGA
- a CDS encoding putative quinol monooxygenase, protein MSTPASLPYAFVAKIVAADGQHDAVADLLAGAVALANEEVGTIVWFAVRTHADTFWIFDAFPDEAARDAHANGAIVAALTANQHLLSAAPEILAADVLASKLP, encoded by the coding sequence ATGTCCACACCCGCATCACTTCCGTATGCCTTCGTCGCCAAGATCGTCGCGGCCGATGGCCAGCACGACGCGGTCGCCGATCTGCTCGCCGGCGCTGTCGCACTCGCCAACGAAGAAGTAGGAACGATTGTCTGGTTCGCGGTCAGGACCCACGCCGACACCTTCTGGATCTTCGATGCATTCCCCGACGAGGCCGCTCGCGACGCCCACGCCAACGGCGCCATCGTCGCAGCCCTGACGGCCAACCAGCACCTCCTCAGCGCAGCACCCGAGATCCTGGCGGCCGACGTCCTCGCGTCCAAGCTCCCGTAG
- a CDS encoding SDR family NAD(P)-dependent oxidoreductase, which produces MNRLKNKVAIITGGAAGMGRTQSELYAREGASVAVIDIDENGGEQTIAAIEAEGGTAKFWKVDISNEAQVGSAVDEVVQAFGQIDVLINNAGVTGADKPTHEVSEAELDAVLGVDVKGLFFMTKHTVPHLKNAGGGSIVNFASIYGLVGSQELTPYHAAKGAVVALTKQDAVTYGKDSIRVNAVAPGTILTPLVKELGSRGPGGLNAYKELMGAKHPIGRLGKPEDVAYATLFLASDEAAFITGAVLPVDGGYTAQ; this is translated from the coding sequence ATGAATCGACTAAAAAATAAGGTGGCTATCATCACCGGCGGTGCGGCAGGAATGGGCCGCACTCAATCTGAGCTCTATGCCCGTGAGGGTGCATCGGTGGCGGTCATTGACATAGACGAAAACGGTGGAGAGCAGACAATCGCAGCAATCGAAGCTGAAGGTGGAACAGCCAAGTTCTGGAAAGTGGATATTTCCAACGAGGCACAAGTAGGTTCCGCCGTCGACGAAGTTGTTCAGGCGTTTGGACAAATTGATGTCTTGATCAATAACGCTGGTGTAACCGGTGCGGACAAACCTACACACGAAGTCTCAGAGGCAGAGCTCGATGCAGTTTTGGGTGTGGATGTCAAGGGCCTGTTCTTCATGACCAAACACACCGTCCCGCATCTCAAGAATGCAGGTGGCGGCTCGATCGTGAACTTCGCGTCCATCTATGGATTGGTAGGGTCACAAGAATTGACGCCGTATCACGCCGCCAAGGGAGCCGTCGTTGCTTTGACCAAACAGGATGCGGTGACCTACGGCAAGGACAGCATTCGGGTGAATGCTGTGGCTCCAGGCACGATTTTGACTCCGTTGGTAAAAGAGCTCGGGTCTCGGGGACCTGGAGGACTCAATGCCTACAAGGAGTTAATGGGCGCAAAACATCCGATCGGTCGGTTGGGAAAACCTGAGGACGTTGCCTACGCCACACTGTTCCTCGCCTCAGATGAAGCAGCCTTCATCACTGGCGCAGTGTTGCCAGTCGATGGCGGCTACACAGCCCAGTAG
- a CDS encoding nucleotidyl transferase AbiEii/AbiGii toxin family protein: MTPPVPPRDSPAGRAYNDLRNLAQRHQRDPAEYITLYALEGLLARIAASEFSPDFVLKGGVLMAAFASRRPTRDVGLAASGFPNDVPEVEQRIRKIAAITIADGLEFDPNSVRGEPIRDEANYTGVRVKVVAQLATAKVALHVDINFGDPIWPAPTETELPLLLGGTLRLTGYPDHMVLAEKIVTAIERGELNTRWRDFTDIVAIARTRRIRGSDLRQGIDAVANHRNVEVEPLESLLGAMPKLVQLKWENWRKRQRLESTTPESFRELLTACFAFADPALASRVEHLQWDPVAQRWRDLPS; encoded by the coding sequence ATGACACCTCCTGTTCCACCCAGAGACAGCCCTGCGGGGCGGGCGTACAACGATCTGCGCAATTTGGCGCAACGGCATCAGCGTGACCCGGCTGAGTACATCACTTTGTATGCGTTGGAAGGCCTCCTCGCGCGCATCGCGGCTTCTGAATTTTCACCCGACTTCGTACTCAAAGGTGGAGTGCTCATGGCGGCCTTTGCCTCTCGCAGACCCACACGCGACGTAGGCCTGGCCGCATCTGGCTTTCCCAACGACGTACCTGAGGTAGAGCAACGGATTCGGAAAATTGCCGCGATCACGATTGCGGATGGCCTGGAATTCGACCCGAACTCGGTGCGCGGCGAGCCGATTCGAGATGAAGCCAATTACACAGGTGTTCGTGTGAAGGTCGTTGCGCAACTGGCAACTGCCAAGGTGGCGCTCCATGTTGATATCAACTTTGGTGACCCGATCTGGCCTGCCCCGACAGAGACTGAGCTGCCGCTTCTCCTCGGCGGCACACTGCGATTAACTGGTTACCCAGACCACATGGTGCTCGCTGAAAAGATCGTGACTGCGATCGAACGTGGTGAACTGAACACTCGTTGGCGCGATTTCACGGATATTGTCGCGATTGCGCGCACTCGCAGGATTCGAGGGTCGGACCTGCGGCAAGGTATTGATGCCGTCGCCAACCATCGGAATGTTGAGGTGGAACCGCTTGAGTCCTTGCTGGGAGCAATGCCCAAACTGGTGCAGCTCAAATGGGAAAATTGGAGAAAGCGGCAACGGTTGGAGAGCACCACTCCGGAGAGCTTCCGTGAATTGCTGACTGCGTGCTTCGCCTTCGCCGATCCGGCACTTGCGTCACGCGTGGAACACCTCCAATGGGACCCAGTGGCGCAGAGGTGGAGGGACCTGCCCAGCTGA
- a CDS encoding NAD-dependent succinate-semialdehyde dehydrogenase: MKPSNWTTLSAPHGQIDVPTGLFIGGEWRSASNSNTFDVQNPADETVIVAVADASLEDALEALEVATRAQNEWGTTTTRHRSNILRRAYDLLLERKEDIAWVMSLEMGKPLAEARGEVQVSADYIQWYSEQVPQQRGGYSDAPNGGYKIITTHQPVGPSYLVTPWNFPLSMGARKAGAALAAGCTVLIKPAALTPLSTHMFVQLLHDAGVPQGALNLITTSSASGQSKALMSRPTLRKVSFTGSTAVGTTLLKQAADHVMTSSMELGGNGPFVVLSDADPVEAAAGAAVAKFRNAGQVCVAANRIIVEKSVAPAFREAFLAKVAQLKVGPGTEEGVDVGPLVDGNQRNNVQKLLEDAIDQGAVVIAGGEAVPRAGFFFAPTVVANASLDSALATKEIFGPIASIYEAESDDQAIEVANNTPFGLVSYVYTRDITKAIQAAERLESGMVGINRPVVADPAAPFGGIKASGLGKEGGHSGIEEYQIEKYIAVTV, from the coding sequence ATGAAGCCATCAAACTGGACAACCTTGTCCGCGCCCCACGGTCAGATCGATGTGCCGACCGGGCTTTTCATCGGCGGAGAATGGCGTTCTGCGTCGAACAGCAACACCTTCGATGTTCAGAACCCGGCCGATGAGACGGTCATCGTCGCAGTGGCAGACGCGTCACTGGAGGATGCGTTGGAGGCCCTTGAGGTCGCTACCAGGGCCCAGAACGAGTGGGGAACGACGACAACCCGTCACCGCTCGAACATCTTGCGTCGCGCCTATGATCTGCTGCTCGAGCGTAAGGAGGATATTGCCTGGGTCATGTCCTTGGAGATGGGTAAGCCCCTGGCTGAGGCCCGCGGTGAAGTACAGGTTTCTGCCGACTACATCCAGTGGTATTCCGAACAGGTCCCCCAACAGCGGGGTGGATACAGTGACGCCCCCAACGGTGGCTACAAGATCATCACCACTCACCAGCCGGTGGGCCCGTCTTATCTCGTCACGCCGTGGAACTTCCCGTTGTCGATGGGTGCGCGCAAAGCCGGTGCTGCCCTCGCCGCCGGTTGCACTGTGCTCATCAAGCCCGCAGCACTCACGCCGCTTTCGACCCACATGTTTGTGCAGCTTCTCCATGACGCAGGAGTTCCCCAGGGAGCACTCAACCTCATTACGACCAGTTCTGCCTCGGGCCAGTCGAAGGCCCTTATGTCAAGGCCAACGTTGCGTAAAGTCAGCTTTACTGGATCGACCGCAGTCGGAACGACACTGCTCAAGCAGGCCGCAGATCACGTGATGACCTCCTCCATGGAGCTCGGAGGAAACGGGCCGTTCGTCGTACTCTCGGATGCTGATCCAGTCGAGGCTGCAGCCGGCGCAGCGGTAGCGAAGTTCCGAAACGCAGGTCAGGTGTGCGTCGCCGCGAACCGGATCATCGTGGAGAAGTCGGTGGCACCCGCATTCCGAGAGGCTTTCTTGGCCAAGGTCGCCCAACTCAAAGTCGGCCCGGGCACCGAAGAGGGCGTTGACGTGGGACCCCTTGTCGATGGGAACCAGCGCAACAATGTCCAGAAGTTGCTCGAGGATGCCATCGATCAGGGTGCAGTAGTCATAGCAGGCGGCGAGGCCGTACCCCGGGCCGGATTCTTTTTCGCGCCGACCGTGGTCGCTAACGCCTCTTTGGATTCTGCCCTCGCCACCAAAGAAATCTTCGGGCCGATCGCGTCCATCTACGAAGCGGAAAGCGATGATCAGGCGATTGAGGTCGCGAACAACACGCCGTTCGGGCTGGTTTCCTACGTCTACACGCGCGATATCACCAAGGCAATTCAGGCAGCGGAACGCCTCGAAAGCGGAATGGTTGGCATTAATCGTCCCGTAGTCGCGGACCCAGCCGCGCCGTTCGGTGGCATTAAAGCCTCGGGGCTTGGGAAAGAAGGCGGTCACAGCGGCATCGAGGAGTACCAGATCGAAAAATATATCGCGGTGACCGTATGA
- a CDS encoding MFS transporter produces MTTTKQSERARVRRVAGSSMIGTTIEWYDYYIFGTAAVLVINDQFFPDLSPAAGTLASLATFSVAFIARPFGGIIFGHFGDKVSRKTILVWSLMLMGVSTFLVGFLPNYAAIGIWAPILLVALRFLQGLAVGGEWGGAVLMALEHAPQNKRAFYASWTQSGVPAALVLSSTIFLFMQMMDEPAFHSWGWRVPFWISAALIVVGLFIRLRITESPEFLKMKADKREVRIPLFELLRTAWWPLLLGIFTLASPNIIFYISSVYLLSYGPDHAGLSRDAVFVVLIVASSLAVFTIPLVAVIADRVGKKKIMLTGAVMVALFIFPVFWLVDTGQPLGALVAMILALPIAHATAYAVVASFIPELFQPEVRFTGSSLAYQIGGIVTSAPAPVIAASLIQNTGSSMSIALYVSIAALVGFVAIALSRKHQEPTPQVSTEPAVGGSVGR; encoded by the coding sequence ATGACAACGACTAAGCAATCCGAGCGGGCTCGGGTGAGGCGCGTAGCCGGCTCCTCCATGATCGGCACCACTATTGAGTGGTACGACTACTACATCTTCGGCACGGCGGCGGTACTGGTCATCAACGACCAATTCTTCCCGGACCTGTCCCCTGCAGCGGGGACTCTCGCCTCGCTGGCCACATTCTCCGTGGCCTTCATCGCCCGTCCCTTCGGCGGCATCATTTTCGGCCACTTCGGCGACAAGGTCAGTCGTAAGACGATTCTGGTCTGGTCACTAATGCTGATGGGGGTGTCGACGTTCCTGGTGGGCTTCCTGCCCAACTATGCCGCCATCGGTATTTGGGCACCTATTCTTCTCGTGGCCCTGCGCTTCCTTCAGGGCCTCGCAGTGGGCGGCGAATGGGGCGGGGCTGTCCTCATGGCCCTCGAACATGCCCCCCAGAACAAGAGAGCCTTCTACGCTTCCTGGACACAGTCAGGTGTGCCTGCGGCCCTCGTCCTGTCCTCGACGATTTTCCTGTTCATGCAAATGATGGATGAGCCTGCGTTCCACTCTTGGGGCTGGCGCGTTCCGTTCTGGATCTCGGCTGCGCTGATTGTGGTGGGCCTGTTCATCCGTCTGCGCATTACAGAATCGCCTGAGTTCTTGAAGATGAAGGCCGACAAGCGAGAAGTTCGTATCCCCCTGTTCGAACTTCTGCGGACAGCTTGGTGGCCTCTGCTCCTCGGCATCTTCACGCTGGCCTCGCCGAACATCATCTTCTATATTTCCTCGGTCTACCTGCTGAGCTACGGGCCTGATCATGCTGGACTCTCGCGGGATGCCGTGTTTGTGGTCTTGATCGTCGCGTCGTCCCTCGCGGTCTTCACGATTCCGTTGGTGGCCGTCATTGCGGATCGGGTAGGTAAGAAGAAGATCATGCTGACCGGCGCCGTCATGGTGGCGCTCTTCATTTTCCCCGTCTTCTGGTTGGTGGACACCGGTCAGCCTCTGGGCGCCCTCGTGGCGATGATTCTGGCGTTGCCGATTGCTCACGCCACCGCCTATGCCGTTGTCGCCAGCTTCATCCCTGAACTCTTCCAACCGGAGGTGCGTTTCACCGGTTCCTCGCTGGCCTATCAGATCGGAGGCATCGTGACCTCGGCGCCGGCTCCTGTGATCGCCGCGTCCTTGATTCAGAACACAGGCTCGTCGATGTCCATCGCTCTTTATGTCTCCATCGCGGCACTCGTGGGGTTCGTGGCGATCGCATTGAGCCGAAAGCACCAGGAGCCAACCCCTCAGGTGTCTACCGAGCCGGCGGTTGGCGGTAGCGTCGGACGCTAG